The sequence TTGGAACTGGTGGGCATCCAGAAACCCAAGGAGCGGCTCAAGGCCTACCCCCATCAATTGTCCGGCGGCCAGCGCCAGCGGGTAATGATCGCCATGGCCCTGGCCTGCGAGCCGGAATTGCTGATCGCCGACGAACCAACCACCGCGCTCGATGTGACCGTACAGCGCAAGATCCTGGTGCTGCTCAAATCCCTGCAACAGCGGCTGGGTATGTCGCTGCTGCTGATCAGCCACGACCTCAATCTGGTCCGCAGCATCGCCCAGCGGGTCTGCGTGATGCGCGCCGGAGAAATCGTCGAACAGGCCGATTGCCAAACCCTGTTCAGCGCCCCGCAACACCCTTACAGCCGCCTGCTGCTGGACGCGGAACCGGCAGGCGTCGCGCTGTGCCGCGACCAGCGTGAGACGGTGTTGGAGGTCGATGACCTGCACGTGCAATTCCCCCTCGGCGGTGGGCTGTTTCGGCGCAAGCACTACCTGCGGGCGGTGGACGGTATCAGCTTGAGCGTGCAACGCGGCAAGACCCTGGGAATTGTCGGCGAGTCCGGCTCCGGCAAATCCACCTTGGGCCAGGCCATTTTGCGCCTGCTGGATTCCAGCGGTGGTATTCGCTTCCAGGGTGAGGCCCTCGACAGCCTGACCCACAAGCAGATGCGCCCATGGCGCAAGCAGATGCAGGTGGTGTTCCAGGACCCCTACGGCAGCCTCAGCCCGCGGATGTCGGTGGAACAAATCATCAGCGAAGGCCTGGAAGTCCATGCCCCGTGCAGTCTCAAGGACCGCGAAGCCCAGGTGATCCAGGTGCTGCTCGACGTCGGCCTCGACCCCGCCAGCCGCCATCGCTACCCCCACGAATTCTCCGGCGGCCAGCGCCAACGCATCGCCATCGCCCGCGCCCTGGTGCTCAAGCCGGCGCTGATGCTGCTGGACGAGCCCACCTCGGCCCTCGACCGCACCGTGCAAAAACAAGTGGTGGCGCTGCTGCGTGAGCTGCAGGAAAAGTACGGCCTGACCTACCTGTTTATCAGCCACGACCTGGCGGTGGTACGCGCCCTGGCCCACGACATGATCGTGATCAAGGACGGCAAGGTGGTGGAACGCGGGCCGAGCGATGAGGTGTTTGCCTCACCGCAGCATCCCTACACCCAAGAACTGCTAGCCGCTTCGCACGTTCCCCTGTAGCCGCTCGATGGTGTAGCCGCGCGACGGGTTGTAGCCGCTGTCGAGCGGCTACACACAAGGACAATCCGATATGAACACCACCGAAAGCCTCAAGGATTACCAACACGTTCGCGGCCTGGCGATCCAGTCGCTTTTCGAGATCATCGAGCAATCCAGCGAAGGCACGGTGATTGTCGACGGCGACGCCAACATCGTCTGGATGAACGAGCGCTACGCCCGACGCTTTGGCTTGAAAAGCGCTGACGAAGCCATCGGCCAACCCTGCGAACAGGTGATTTCCAACAGCCTGCTGCGCCAGGTGGTGCGCAACGACCGGCCGATCCTGCTGGATATCCAGGACACGCCCAAAGGCCCACTGGTGGTGATGCGCCTGCCGATCCATGACGACGCCGGCAAGGTGATCGGTGCCATCGGCTTCGCCTTGTTCGATGAATTGCGCAACCTGTCGCCGCTGATTGAGCGCTACCTGAGCATGCAACAGGAGTTGGCCTCTACCCGTTCGCTGCTGCGCTCACGCCAGAGCAAGTACAACTTCGCGCACTTTATCGGCACCAGCGCCGCCAGCCTGGAAGTCAAACGCCGCGCCCGGCGCAGCGCGAGTGCCGACTCGCCCGTGTTACTGCTGGGGGAAACCGGTACCGGCAAAGAGTTGCTGGCCCAGGCCATTCACGGTGCCTCGCCACGGGCGCATAAAGCGTTTGTCAGCATCAACAGCGCGGCGATTCCCCATGACCTTCTGGAAGCCGAGTTTTTCGGCACCGCCCCTGGCGCCTTCACCGGCGCCGACCGCAAGGGCCGTCCCGGCAAACTGCAAATCGCCCAGGGTGGCACGCTGTTCCTCGACGAAATCGGCGATATGCCGCTGCCGCTGCAAAGCAAGTTGCTGCGGGTATTGCAGGAGAAAGAGTTCGAGCCGGTGGGTTCCAACGAGATGATCCACAGCGACGTGCGGGTGATTGCCGCAACGTCCATGGACCTGCAAGCGGCGATCAAGCGCGGCGAGTTCCGAGCGGATCTGTATTACCGACTGAATGTGCTGCCGATCCAGGTACCGCCGCTGCGCGAGCGGCTAGATGACTTGCCGGCGTTGAGTGAAGCGATTCTGGAGGAGTTGCGCAGCCAGCATGAACTGGACCGCGAGGCGCTGGCGCTGTTGGCGCAACATGCGTGGCCGGGGAATATCCGCGAGCTGCGCAATGTGTTGGAGCGAGCGGCGTTGTTGAGCGATGACCTGGTGCTCAACGCCAGCGAGATTCGCGCGGCGATTGGTACGTTCAGTCCGGTGGAACGCGGTGCAGTGGTGGCGCAGGTTGAAGGGGAAACCTTCAGTGCGGCGCGGGAGCGGTTTGATCGGCAGGTGATTGGGGCGGCGCTTAGCAAATGCGAAGGTAATGTGGTGGAAGCGGCCAAGCATCTGGGCCTGGGCCGGTCGACCCTTTACAAGAAAATGGTAGCCTTGGGCATCACCTAATCTCACAAAAGAGACAAAATTCCATAAATGGAGATACTCCAAATGTGGGAGCGGGCTTGCTCGCGAAAGCGGTGTATCAGTGCCAGACAACCACCTGACACGCTGCTTTCGCGAGCAAGCCGGCTCCCACATTGGACTTGTGTCAGTCTCAAATTAGAGACAAAGACTGTTTCCCCGCCCAACAGATATAATATTTTGTATAAATATCAATAAGTTATAAACATGGCACACATCTCGCTATAGCCCCTCCCCAACGCCTCACCCCACAAAAATAACAATTCGATCTGGAGACACTCCATGAGTGTAATCATTGCCCTCGCCGCCCTCGGGCTGCTGATGCTGGCCGCCTACCGTGGCTACAGCGTCATCCTGTTTGCCCCCATCGCCGCCCTCGGCGCCGTGCTGCTCACCGACCCTTCCGCCGTCGCCCCCGCCTTTACCGGGGTGTTCATGGAAAAAATGGTCGGGTTTATCAAACTGTATTTCCCGGTGTTCCTGCTGGGCGCGGTGTTCGGCAAGTTGATTGAAATCTCCGGTTTCTCGCGCTCCATCGTTGCCGCCGCCATCCGCTTGCTGGGCACTCGTCAGGCAATGCTGGTGATCGTGTTGGTGTGCGCCCTGCTGACCTACGGCGGCGTGTCGCTGTTCGTTGTGGTGTTCGCCGTGTACCCGTTCGCCGCCGAGATGTTCCGCCAGAGCGATATCCCCAAGCGCCTGATCCCAGCCACCATCGCCCTCGGTGCGTTTTCGTTCACCATGGACGCGCTGCCCGGCACCCCACAAATCCAGAACATCATCCCCAGCACCTTCTTCAACACCACGGCCTGGGCCGCTCCATGGCTGGGCTTGATTGGCACGGTCTTCGTGTTCTGCACCGGCATGCTGTACCTGGCCCGCCAGCGCAACAAGGCGCAACGGGCCGGCGAAGGCTACGGCACTGAACTGCGCAACGAGCCGGAAACCGCCGAAGACATCAAGCTGCCTAACCCGTGGGTTGCCCTGTCGCCGCTGCTGCTGGTGGGGATCATGAACCTGCTGTTCACCCACTGGATCCCGCAGTGGTACGGCAAGACCCACAGCCTCAGCCTGCCGGGCATGAGCGCACCGGTGACCACCGAAATCGCCAAGTTAACCGCAATCTGGGCGGTACAGGCTGCGTTACTGGTGGGGATCATCATGGTGCTGGTGTTCGGCTTTTCGGCGATCCGCAGCAAGCTGGCCGAAGGCAGTAAAAGTGCGGTCAGCGGTGCGTTGCTGGCGGCGATGAATACCGCGTCGGAATATGGCTTTGGCGCAGTGATCGCCTCGCTGCCAGGCTTTCTGGTGCTGGCGGACTGGCTCAAGGGCATTCCCAACCCGTTGGTCAACGAAGCCATTACCGTGACCCTGCTGGCCGGCATTACCGGCTCCGCGTCTGGCGGCATGAGCATCGCCCTGGCGGCGATGTCCGAGAGCTTTATTTCAGCGGCCCATGCGGCCAATATCCCCCTTGAAGTGCTGCACCGGGTCGCGGCCATGGCCAGCGGCGGCATGGACACCCTGCCCCATAACGGCGCGGTGATCACGTT is a genomic window of Pseudomonas sp. ADAK18 containing:
- a CDS encoding ABC transporter ATP-binding protein, which gives rise to MTDTLIEIRDLCVAFSGQTVVRNLCLDIRPGECLALVGESGSGKSVTAHSILQLLPEAGTQTTGSVRYRGEELLGASSSALQQLRGNRIAMIFQEPMTSLNPLHSIEKQIGETLLLHKGLGGKAAQARILELLELVGIQKPKERLKAYPHQLSGGQRQRVMIAMALACEPELLIADEPTTALDVTVQRKILVLLKSLQQRLGMSLLLISHDLNLVRSIAQRVCVMRAGEIVEQADCQTLFSAPQHPYSRLLLDAEPAGVALCRDQRETVLEVDDLHVQFPLGGGLFRRKHYLRAVDGISLSVQRGKTLGIVGESGSGKSTLGQAILRLLDSSGGIRFQGEALDSLTHKQMRPWRKQMQVVFQDPYGSLSPRMSVEQIISEGLEVHAPCSLKDREAQVIQVLLDVGLDPASRHRYPHEFSGGQRQRIAIARALVLKPALMLLDEPTSALDRTVQKQVVALLRELQEKYGLTYLFISHDLAVVRALAHDMIVIKDGKVVERGPSDEVFASPQHPYTQELLAASHVPL
- a CDS encoding sigma-54-dependent Fis family transcriptional regulator; protein product: MNTTESLKDYQHVRGLAIQSLFEIIEQSSEGTVIVDGDANIVWMNERYARRFGLKSADEAIGQPCEQVISNSLLRQVVRNDRPILLDIQDTPKGPLVVMRLPIHDDAGKVIGAIGFALFDELRNLSPLIERYLSMQQELASTRSLLRSRQSKYNFAHFIGTSAASLEVKRRARRSASADSPVLLLGETGTGKELLAQAIHGASPRAHKAFVSINSAAIPHDLLEAEFFGTAPGAFTGADRKGRPGKLQIAQGGTLFLDEIGDMPLPLQSKLLRVLQEKEFEPVGSNEMIHSDVRVIAATSMDLQAAIKRGEFRADLYYRLNVLPIQVPPLRERLDDLPALSEAILEELRSQHELDREALALLAQHAWPGNIRELRNVLERAALLSDDLVLNASEIRAAIGTFSPVERGAVVAQVEGETFSAARERFDRQVIGAALSKCEGNVVEAAKHLGLGRSTLYKKMVALGIT
- a CDS encoding GntP family permease; the protein is MSVIIALAALGLLMLAAYRGYSVILFAPIAALGAVLLTDPSAVAPAFTGVFMEKMVGFIKLYFPVFLLGAVFGKLIEISGFSRSIVAAAIRLLGTRQAMLVIVLVCALLTYGGVSLFVVVFAVYPFAAEMFRQSDIPKRLIPATIALGAFSFTMDALPGTPQIQNIIPSTFFNTTAWAAPWLGLIGTVFVFCTGMLYLARQRNKAQRAGEGYGTELRNEPETAEDIKLPNPWVALSPLLLVGIMNLLFTHWIPQWYGKTHSLSLPGMSAPVTTEIAKLTAIWAVQAALLVGIIMVLVFGFSAIRSKLAEGSKSAVSGALLAAMNTASEYGFGAVIASLPGFLVLADWLKGIPNPLVNEAITVTLLAGITGSASGGMSIALAAMSESFISAAHAANIPLEVLHRVAAMASGGMDTLPHNGAVITLLAVTGLTHREAYKDIFGITIIKTLAVFVVIGTFYATGIV